The proteins below come from a single Nitrosospira sp. Is2 genomic window:
- a CDS encoding SOS response-associated peptidase family protein, with the protein MGWVLVPNGRWFEWTFEEGRKQPWYLSRKMNEPIFMAGLANFRPPSPKK; encoded by the coding sequence ATGGGATGGGTACTTGTGCCTAATGGCCGATGGTTCGAATGGACCTTCGAGGAAGGTAGAAAGCAGCCTTGGTACTTATCCCGAAAAATGAATGAACCAATCTTCATGGCGGGCCTAGCCAACTTCCGACCGCCGTCCCCCAAGAAATGA
- a CDS encoding DUF4157 domain-containing protein has product MSKPLLPASPEKTKQLAKPHRSRSEATASFQGSASPILKLQRTLGNQRVAQLIRAKRLTPEGKITVLQPKLTVGAADDQYEQEADRVARHVVRMPDSLATQSIQTPQPQIDAEASKALILQSKPLPLAASITPAVQRRTEATELKAEEEKNSEDENEELLQARFLNNSAAVSLQKLTAEEEKPKAGLVKSQEALGKNFDAGEEVEAGLSQSKGQGSPLPDNIRSYMEPRFGVDFNHVRIHTGSNAIQMNREVGAQAFTHGSDIYYGAGSNPANMELTAHELTHVVQQTGGTSLQPKYADEVSVDDQTVVATKSLIQRAPVAVPEEDEDKEKVAPQLETGANVQEEKEENHVQAKLTPDNIAFSSGHYAPESEDGRKLMAHELTHVVQQTGGDRLLRKRYAPVAFSLRASMENDAFTPTLRSSVVQRDTSKSDGTGDPASPPRAILPTHEGVLIPADPAAQRATLERQVTLKGWDAARGWAVRFINMDLKQELTFQLSGISPETLKSLRDNLNTRLDALAKDREKFLIDFEEQSTKIARDVLAASKQEIKEQAKFLGIKEDTFLGSKTGDWTMDTSRAEGLQAAGRELIAKRKVAEAAANAFFKTKAEADAIFNRNNAPSLAATLPELFLTPELNQRLQSTQAEGLRTAREYDALAAEKQKTYPVLATVTPGSDALQQLSDLVNRKPKELANRLAFIIQEKLDNVATVEKEIGGRFSVWKVPHLRDLTKKAMKGTSWQSRIVEEKEKQVTAKAQETQMFISVVAIGLGLIAAIPTAGASLGVAAAITAAAIGSMALSVYGAYEHYQDHTLESAAQGTTFDRAKAISQGDPPEWFWLALDIATAIVDIHSASAAFKSLKGLIAEARAAETLEKTSELLAASRKAGLPAELESKLIAAAMGDAADERKVTMTIERIMAVFKQAQKSAVDAELADAFLRAANKVIAEGRVTVIGSSLVEQERLLTELVRRHPPQVGTVEAAVKNLMEKLERANGLYVPGLDVIIVKGNRSGASVAATLAHELAHREQQLRLGLQLLSTKHQEFQAFYAAQQFLRNLNIPSTKVGKAYSWLLTADNAAIVQHIDDFYRGRQFGAASFKTLEESAEWILNALKSRK; this is encoded by the coding sequence ATGTCCAAACCCCTTCTGCCGGCCTCGCCTGAGAAAACAAAGCAACTGGCTAAGCCCCACCGGTCTAGATCAGAAGCGACTGCATCATTCCAAGGGAGTGCCAGTCCCATTCTTAAGCTGCAGCGCACTCTGGGCAATCAACGTGTTGCTCAGTTAATCCGTGCCAAGCGACTAACACCTGAGGGCAAGATTACGGTTCTTCAGCCCAAACTTACTGTTGGTGCTGCCGACGACCAATATGAGCAGGAAGCCGATCGTGTTGCACGACACGTAGTGCGTATGCCCGATTCGCTAGCTACTCAATCTATCCAAACGCCTCAGCCACAGATAGATGCAGAAGCAAGCAAGGCACTTATCTTGCAGAGCAAACCTCTTCCTCTGGCAGCTTCCATCACACCTGCTGTTCAGCGAAGAACTGAGGCAACGGAGTTAAAAGCAGAAGAAGAAAAAAATAGTGAAGATGAAAACGAAGAACTGCTCCAGGCACGGTTCTTAAATAATTCGGCAGCCGTTTCCCTTCAAAAATTAACAGCAGAGGAGGAAAAGCCGAAGGCTGGCTTAGTCAAATCCCAGGAAGCTTTAGGTAAAAACTTCGATGCCGGGGAGGAAGTAGAAGCGGGCCTCAGCCAAAGCAAGGGCCAAGGGAGTCCACTGCCGGACAATATTCGTTCCTACATGGAACCCCGGTTCGGAGTCGACTTCAACCATGTACGTATTCATACCGGCAGCAATGCTATACAGATGAACCGCGAAGTTGGAGCTCAAGCGTTCACTCATGGATCTGACATTTACTATGGTGCTGGTAGCAATCCCGCAAATATGGAATTGACTGCGCATGAGCTTACTCATGTGGTTCAGCAGACCGGAGGTACGTCGTTACAACCCAAATATGCCGATGAGGTCAGTGTAGATGATCAAACCGTCGTTGCCACCAAATCGCTAATTCAGCGGGCGCCGGTTGCTGTGCCGGAGGAGGATGAAGACAAAGAAAAAGTTGCTCCTCAGCTCGAAACTGGGGCTAACGTACAAGAAGAAAAGGAAGAAAACCATGTTCAAGCGAAATTAACGCCGGATAACATAGCGTTTAGTAGCGGCCACTACGCACCTGAGTCAGAAGACGGGCGAAAGCTTATGGCACATGAGTTAACGCATGTGGTGCAACAGACAGGCGGGGATCGACTTTTGCGAAAACGGTATGCACCAGTCGCATTTTCATTAAGAGCATCAATGGAAAATGACGCCTTTACCCCCACGCTGCGATCAAGCGTTGTTCAAAGAGATACGTCCAAATCCGACGGAACGGGGGACCCGGCATCGCCCCCAAGGGCCATTCTGCCTACTCACGAAGGCGTCCTCATCCCGGCCGATCCAGCGGCACAAAGAGCGACTTTGGAGCGACAGGTCACACTGAAGGGCTGGGACGCAGCTCGAGGCTGGGCCGTCAGGTTTATCAACATGGACCTGAAGCAGGAGTTGACCTTCCAGCTAAGCGGGATCTCGCCGGAGACCCTTAAATCGCTTCGGGACAACCTGAACACTCGGCTCGACGCACTTGCGAAGGACCGGGAGAAATTCCTCATCGACTTCGAGGAACAGTCCACCAAGATCGCCCGGGATGTCTTGGCCGCAAGCAAGCAGGAGATCAAGGAACAGGCGAAATTCCTGGGCATCAAGGAGGATACCTTTCTAGGTTCCAAGACCGGTGATTGGACGATGGATACCTCGCGGGCCGAGGGACTTCAGGCTGCGGGAAGGGAGCTTATCGCCAAACGCAAAGTCGCTGAGGCCGCGGCGAATGCGTTCTTTAAGACTAAGGCCGAAGCCGATGCAATATTCAACCGGAACAATGCCCCGTCTCTTGCCGCCACCCTGCCGGAACTATTTCTCACCCCGGAATTGAACCAACGGTTGCAGTCCACGCAAGCTGAAGGGCTTCGAACGGCACGGGAGTACGACGCGCTAGCGGCCGAGAAGCAGAAAACCTATCCGGTGTTGGCTACCGTCACCCCCGGCTCCGATGCCCTGCAACAACTCTCCGACCTAGTAAACCGGAAACCCAAGGAACTCGCCAACCGGCTCGCCTTTATCATCCAAGAGAAACTCGACAACGTCGCCACCGTCGAGAAGGAGATTGGAGGCCGATTCTCAGTCTGGAAAGTCCCGCATTTGCGGGATCTCACCAAGAAGGCTATGAAAGGCACATCTTGGCAGAGCCGAATTGTGGAGGAGAAGGAGAAACAGGTCACCGCGAAGGCGCAAGAAACGCAGATGTTTATCTCGGTCGTAGCGATAGGCCTTGGTCTCATCGCAGCCATTCCGACCGCAGGGGCGAGCCTCGGTGTCGCGGCCGCCATTACTGCCGCAGCGATTGGAAGCATGGCCCTCTCAGTCTATGGGGCTTATGAGCATTACCAAGACCATACCCTCGAGTCGGCTGCTCAAGGAACGACGTTCGATCGCGCGAAAGCGATCTCCCAGGGTGACCCCCCGGAATGGTTTTGGTTAGCCTTGGACATCGCTACTGCTATTGTCGACATCCATTCGGCGTCTGCGGCCTTTAAGTCCCTCAAAGGGTTGATAGCTGAGGCTAGGGCCGCCGAGACCCTCGAGAAGACTAGCGAGCTCTTGGCGGCGAGCCGTAAGGCGGGGCTACCTGCAGAGTTGGAAAGTAAGCTGATTGCTGCCGCGATGGGTGATGCAGCGGACGAGCGTAAGGTGACCATGACTATTGAGCGGATCATGGCCGTCTTCAAACAGGCTCAAAAATCAGCAGTAGACGCCGAACTCGCTGACGCATTCCTGAGAGCTGCGAACAAGGTAATCGCCGAGGGACGAGTGACTGTTATTGGGAGTTCTCTAGTTGAGCAGGAGCGGCTGTTGACCGAACTGGTCCGCCGACACCCACCACAAGTGGGTACGGTCGAGGCGGCGGTGAAGAACCTGATGGAGAAGCTGGAGAGAGCCAACGGGCTTTACGTTCCCGGCCTGGATGTCATCATCGTAAAGGGTAATCGGTCGGGCGCCTCCGTGGCCGCCACGCTTGCGCATGAACTGGCTCACCGCGAACAGCAACTGCGCTTGGGTCTGCAGCTCTTGAGCACTAAACACCAAGAGTTCCAGGCCTTCTACGCGGCCCAACAGTTCCTGCGTAATCTCAACATCCCATCGACCAAAGTGGGAAAGGCCTATTCATGGCTGCTCACGGCCGACAATGCGGCTATCGTGCAGCATATCGACGATTTCTATAGGGGGAGGCAATTCGGAGCCGCCTCGTTTAAAACTCTCGAGGAGTCCGCGGAATGGATCCTCAACGCGCTGAAGAGCCGCAAGTGA
- a CDS encoding recombinase family protein: MKIGYARVSTQEQDLALQLDALAKEGCEKIFQEKASGAQRDRPELKAALTYMRKGDTLVVWKIDRLARSLKQLIETIESFQDRGIGLKSLQDPIDTSSPSGKLVFHIFAALAEFERGVIRERTTAGLKAARERGRVGGRPPALSAKDLQAARAMLKDCDITVAAVAQRLNVAASTLYRHIPSARSASLEPDEDLLVTES, encoded by the coding sequence ATGAAAATTGGTTATGCGCGGGTAAGCACTCAGGAGCAGGATTTAGCATTGCAGCTCGACGCCTTGGCTAAAGAGGGGTGTGAGAAGATTTTCCAAGAAAAGGCATCAGGTGCGCAGCGGGATCGGCCAGAACTGAAAGCCGCCCTTACCTACATGCGCAAGGGGGATACATTAGTGGTTTGGAAAATTGACCGGCTTGCCCGCTCACTGAAACAGCTGATCGAGACGATCGAATCGTTCCAGGACCGGGGGATAGGGCTTAAATCCCTCCAGGACCCCATCGATACCAGCTCCCCCAGCGGCAAGCTCGTCTTTCATATTTTTGCTGCGCTGGCCGAATTCGAGCGTGGCGTCATCCGTGAGCGAACTACTGCCGGCTTAAAAGCCGCTCGGGAACGAGGTCGTGTGGGTGGGAGGCCGCCCGCCCTTTCCGCCAAGGACCTACAGGCCGCCAGAGCGATGCTGAAGGATTGCGATATCACTGTTGCTGCTGTTGCCCAGCGGCTGAACGTGGCCGCATCTACGTTATACCGCCACATCCCTAGTGCAAGAAGTGCAAGCCTTGAGCCGGACGAAGACTTGTTGGTGACAGAATCCTGA
- a CDS encoding ABC transporter substrate-binding protein gives MKKYLGIFVMLAASFTALPTWAMEIVGPDVLVDNTAQEVLAIVRQDKDIGAGSKTKLLEVVEAKILPHFDFTRMTRLAMGKNWSKAAPEQQQQLVKEFRTLLVRTYCNAFTTYRDHTITVEPLKNKTDDSDATVRTQVLRGQGQQPVPIDYSMAKTADGWKAYDVTVAGVSLVTTYRSTFNSQVREGGVEKLLQTLTEKNRALIAGDIRTDTTK, from the coding sequence ATGAAAAAATATTTGGGTATTTTTGTAATGCTTGCCGCGTCGTTCACTGCACTTCCTACTTGGGCAATGGAAATTGTGGGGCCTGATGTTTTAGTAGACAACACCGCACAGGAAGTGCTTGCCATCGTAAGGCAGGACAAGGATATCGGCGCTGGCAGTAAAACCAAACTTCTCGAGGTGGTGGAAGCCAAGATACTGCCTCATTTCGATTTCACGCGGATGACCCGGCTCGCTATGGGCAAGAACTGGTCTAAAGCTGCGCCTGAGCAGCAGCAACAATTGGTTAAAGAGTTTCGAACCCTCCTGGTGCGCACCTACTGCAACGCGTTTACTACCTATCGTGACCATACTATTACGGTTGAACCGCTAAAAAACAAGACGGATGATAGTGATGCCACAGTAAGGACCCAAGTACTGCGAGGTCAGGGCCAGCAGCCTGTACCAATTGACTACAGCATGGCAAAAACCGCCGATGGCTGGAAGGCTTATGATGTCACGGTAGCGGGTGTCAGTTTGGTGACCACTTACCGTAGTACTTTCAATAGCCAGGTTCGCGAGGGTGGAGTGGAGAAATTACTCCAAACACTTACGGAAAAAAATCGTGCATTGATTGCTGGCGATATAAGGACTGACACGACAAAGTAA
- a CDS encoding Y-family DNA polymerase, producing the protein MSSTKPNRPVFALADANSFYASCEKVFRPDLRNSPVVVLSNNDGCVIAQSREAKALDIRMAGPWFEVEERAREIGAVAFSSNYELYANMSNRFMATLRQFSPRLEVYSIDECFLDLTGIKRDLVAYGHEIKETVTSWTGLPICVGIGHSKTLAKLANHYAKKQPELNGVCDFTRMRDDELDAVLEKLPVSSVWGIGRRLENTLNALGVENVLRLKRANLRRIRDKFGITMQRTVQELNGKPWLKLDDVVPVAKQVMSSRSFGQRVESLQELREAISYHAANAAQRLRKQGLFAHAVSVFIQNSPFDQAEFYGRTETVALPAPTECSLQITNAALWLLKKMYQPEVYYQKAGVMLSELVPQEGQQIDLFTYSFCSNKSGRLMDAMDKINVKYRRSTIHLASEGVDSTWSMRRSFKSPNYTGEWSDLPVVS; encoded by the coding sequence ATGTCATCAACGAAGCCAAATAGGCCTGTCTTTGCACTGGCGGATGCCAATTCCTTCTATGCATCCTGTGAGAAAGTATTCCGGCCTGACCTCAGGAATTCACCCGTAGTCGTTCTCTCCAATAATGACGGCTGTGTCATTGCCCAAAGCAGGGAGGCCAAGGCATTGGACATACGCATGGCAGGACCATGGTTTGAAGTGGAAGAGCGGGCCAGAGAAATAGGGGCGGTTGCCTTCTCCTCCAATTATGAGCTGTACGCCAACATGAGCAACCGCTTCATGGCAACGTTGCGTCAGTTCAGCCCCAGGCTGGAAGTCTATTCCATTGATGAGTGTTTCCTCGATCTGACGGGCATCAAGCGTGATCTCGTCGCATATGGGCATGAGATAAAAGAGACGGTAACGAGCTGGACAGGACTGCCGATATGCGTGGGAATCGGCCACAGCAAAACACTAGCCAAGCTAGCCAATCACTACGCCAAGAAGCAGCCTGAATTAAACGGCGTATGTGACTTCACCCGCATGCGCGATGACGAGCTGGATGCTGTTCTGGAGAAGCTACCCGTCTCTTCCGTCTGGGGAATAGGCCGCAGGCTAGAAAACACCCTAAACGCATTGGGCGTAGAAAACGTGCTGAGGCTCAAGCGAGCCAATCTGAGAAGAATTCGGGACAAATTCGGTATCACAATGCAGCGCACCGTCCAGGAACTCAATGGCAAGCCCTGGCTGAAGCTGGATGACGTAGTACCCGTCGCCAAGCAGGTCATGAGTTCGCGCTCATTCGGGCAAAGGGTGGAGAGCCTGCAGGAGCTTCGGGAAGCGATCAGCTATCATGCCGCCAATGCCGCACAGCGGCTGCGCAAGCAGGGCCTGTTTGCCCACGCGGTTTCAGTATTCATCCAGAACAGCCCCTTCGATCAGGCCGAGTTTTATGGCAGGACCGAGACCGTTGCCCTGCCTGCGCCAACGGAATGCAGTCTGCAAATCACTAATGCTGCGCTCTGGCTGTTGAAGAAGATGTATCAGCCCGAAGTGTATTACCAGAAGGCGGGCGTGATGCTATCGGAACTGGTGCCCCAAGAAGGGCAGCAGATAGACCTCTTCACATACTCATTCTGCAGCAACAAATCCGGCAGGCTGATGGATGCCATGGACAAGATCAACGTCAAGTACCGGCGCAGTACCATTCATCTTGCCTCGGAGGGAGTCGACAGTACGTGGTCCATGCGGCGCAGCTTCAAAAGCCCGAACTACACGGGAGAATGGAGCGATTTGCCAGTGGTGAGCTGA
- a CDS encoding translesion error-prone DNA polymerase V autoproteolytic subunit — protein sequence MSPYGEKTSVIRVPTSLKSDVLVYLAPFRKASRQDNSSTGAQFPQAISNPRPMPRPIYSGKILAGQSRFPSPAQDYEQKTLDLNDRFIANPSATFFFTVKGDSMVGAGIFDGATLIVDRSLRPKSSNIVIADVDGEWMVKRLYKRSGVIKLLSENPVNEPITLKEGQELVIFGVVTYVINEAK from the coding sequence ATGAGTCCTTATGGCGAGAAAACATCGGTCATCCGGGTGCCAACCAGTCTTAAGTCCGATGTGCTGGTCTATCTCGCGCCCTTTCGCAAGGCATCCAGGCAGGACAACAGTAGTACCGGCGCTCAGTTTCCCCAGGCCATTTCCAATCCACGTCCCATGCCCCGTCCCATCTACAGTGGCAAGATACTCGCAGGTCAATCCCGCTTTCCCTCCCCTGCGCAGGACTACGAGCAGAAGACGCTGGATTTGAACGACCGCTTCATCGCCAATCCGTCGGCTACGTTCTTCTTTACCGTCAAGGGCGATTCCATGGTCGGAGCCGGCATCTTCGATGGCGCAACATTGATCGTCGACCGGTCGCTGCGGCCCAAGTCTTCCAACATCGTCATCGCCGATGTGGATGGGGAATGGATGGTCAAGCGCCTTTATAAGCGCAGCGGCGTTATCAAGCTCCTGTCCGAGAACCCCGTCAACGAACCCATTACCCTTAAAGAAGGACAGGAACTGGTCATCTTCGGTGTGGTGACCTATGTCATCAACGAAGCCAAATAG
- a CDS encoding PAS domain-containing sensor histidine kinase, with protein sequence MATPVDPSPQPPLHEDFEDFFENSLCGFITTNAHVEILRGNSRIANWLGYSTEDLKGVRFSELLTIGGKIYCETHLLPLLRMQGFFDEVALELACQGGERLPVLVNAYERRDQNGTPLFIRLTVYKATDRRLYEENLRYARRVAETKLADEQATSVLREQFIAVLGHDLRNPLGAITGGAAMLLARSSLSERDASLVSLMKDSGSRMAELIENIMDFARGRLGGGMMLNRQPVLLEPVLCHVVEELRTAWPERAIETDFRLARPIDCDAPRLSQILSNLLANALTHGSPDGPVVVNAFLEEDVFELSVSNSGKPISPQTLERLFQPFTREDVRSSQNGLGLGLYIASEIARAHEGELTVASSEEITRFTFRMSTII encoded by the coding sequence GTGGCGACTCCAGTCGATCCCTCTCCCCAGCCTCCTCTCCATGAGGATTTCGAAGATTTCTTCGAGAATTCTCTCTGCGGATTTATAACAACGAACGCTCATGTCGAGATTCTGCGGGGCAATTCGCGCATAGCCAACTGGCTGGGGTATTCAACTGAGGACCTTAAAGGCGTTCGCTTTTCTGAACTGCTTACAATCGGTGGAAAGATTTATTGCGAGACGCATTTGTTGCCATTGTTGCGGATGCAGGGTTTCTTTGATGAAGTAGCGCTTGAGCTGGCCTGTCAAGGTGGGGAGCGTCTTCCAGTCCTGGTAAACGCGTATGAACGCCGGGATCAGAACGGCACGCCGCTGTTTATCCGCCTGACCGTTTATAAGGCAACGGACCGCCGCCTCTATGAAGAAAATTTACGCTATGCCCGCCGAGTTGCCGAGACTAAGCTGGCAGATGAGCAGGCAACTTCAGTTTTGCGCGAACAGTTCATCGCTGTTTTGGGACATGATCTGCGCAATCCACTGGGAGCGATAACTGGCGGAGCTGCTATGCTGCTTGCGCGTTCTTCACTGAGTGAACGGGACGCCAGCCTGGTCAGTTTAATGAAAGACAGTGGGTCACGGATGGCTGAGCTTATTGAAAATATTATGGACTTCGCGCGTGGACGTTTAGGTGGCGGTATGATGCTGAATCGCCAGCCCGTGCTTTTGGAGCCAGTTCTCTGTCATGTTGTCGAGGAGCTACGTACAGCATGGCCTGAAAGGGCAATTGAAACGGATTTTCGCTTGGCAAGACCCATCGATTGTGACGCCCCTCGTCTTTCACAAATTCTATCGAATCTGCTGGCAAATGCTCTAACGCACGGTTCGCCGGACGGGCCTGTCGTTGTCAACGCGTTTCTTGAGGAGGACGTATTTGAACTCTCAGTGAGTAATAGCGGAAAACCGATTTCACCCCAAACACTCGAAAGACTGTTTCAGCCTTTTACCCGAGAAGATGTTCGCTCCAGCCAAAATGGTTTGGGGCTCGGACTCTACATTGCATCGGAAATCGCACGCGCGCACGAGGGCGAGTTGACCGTGGCATCGAGCGAGGAAATAACTCGCTTTACGTTTCGTATGTCTACAATCATATAA
- a CDS encoding alpha/beta hydrolase, producing the protein MSALKRNNVVVRGKGSTAMMFAHGFGCDQNMWRFVAPAFEESYQTVLFDHVGAGGSDLAAYSHEKYNSLEGYAEDIIEIARELRLEDAVFVGHSVSAMMGIIVAAKEPKLFKNLVLVGPSPSYINDGDYIGGFTKAQIEELLESLDSNHLGWSMSMAPVIMGNPDRKELGEELANSFCRTDPEIAKHFARTTFLTDCRDILADARIPALILQCSDDVIAPQDVGEYVHRKMPNSKLVLMAATGHCPNLSAPEETIAAIKAFL; encoded by the coding sequence ATGAGTGCATTAAAACGGAATAATGTCGTTGTACGAGGCAAAGGTTCAACGGCTATGATGTTCGCCCATGGCTTTGGTTGTGATCAGAACATGTGGCGTTTTGTGGCGCCAGCTTTTGAAGAGAGCTATCAAACTGTTTTATTCGATCACGTCGGGGCGGGCGGTTCCGACTTGGCGGCCTATTCTCATGAAAAGTACAACTCTCTTGAAGGATATGCCGAGGATATTATCGAGATAGCCCGCGAACTCCGATTGGAGGATGCCGTGTTCGTGGGACATTCCGTCAGCGCCATGATGGGCATTATTGTGGCGGCCAAAGAGCCGAAGCTGTTCAAGAATCTTGTCCTGGTGGGTCCTTCACCGTCTTATATTAATGACGGTGATTATATCGGCGGGTTCACCAAAGCTCAGATCGAAGAACTTCTGGAATCGCTCGACAGCAATCACCTGGGCTGGTCGATGAGCATGGCCCCGGTTATAATGGGCAACCCCGACCGCAAAGAGCTGGGTGAAGAATTGGCCAACAGCTTTTGTCGTACCGATCCGGAAATCGCCAAGCATTTTGCACGCACGACTTTTCTTACAGATTGCCGTGACATTCTCGCTGACGCCCGTATTCCAGCGTTAATCCTACAATGCTCAGACGACGTCATTGCGCCGCAGGATGTCGGTGAATACGTCCACCGTAAAATGCCAAACAGCAAGCTTGTTCTGATGGCGGCCACGGGACATTGCCCGAACCTCAGCGCGCCGGAGGAAACCATTGCTGCAATCAAGGCCTTTTTGTAA